One window of Athalia rosae chromosome 2, iyAthRosa1.1, whole genome shotgun sequence genomic DNA carries:
- the LOC105684541 gene encoding uncharacterized protein LOC105684541 isoform X4: MISSVPSYDEELLNGAYANIGLIADKVWAYHQDDPFRKLNHSLWVQSGSIPMQQISNTASPNRASQHQWIQRANPGLHVQVAGCHFPHSPVCAPVQSVCPAMIQRRMQMHDKITSGNGIPKGCGLASAPIPVYQKPPELYNDPSQRRKTQGVDFNNLILLTKSAMKARRNQSKNPQHSSSFILESRQPNLKSETDVLQWLEKGYPKRAKEFVAVNTLVTDFQNFVYECDDRNETKSDATNDAEDKSSPRFGEFDASSEAPAKKRLYRDVLTNSSSSGIVLENVFDRRYDELERQAMEQYRTSEECLALRYQELEQQAMEQYRNGDNCGAGNLTNNQGQIPSTNTPADETQRSIGKSLDCEVENSGSQKCSGFGHCGSPTEDPPSAATASKKVQASSKRRLILMSPSESQRESDAGITAETTSDTAELFTFQSMNRLQISESYRDSEVIETGGGDEKIAIQRSSLGTEGIRKQLFLANEELMENCWESLAVRLSEPTEKNGPRVNMSLINDPEEHVIIGVSSRTSTDTSVDVARKGDPGDLLFDLLQLGWERCEERCKIKNRLTRNKKKRCKPHDRITVNVKETDTFSSRRTKLDVKRIDVVSYHSALTAVQNPSEPSRKMKLKSRSVSCQNVKNSAEFTQPRSYDERIKFSDNYFRILYPMSDCTSTLCNGENHCAGPRKSIGLTTHNLFGVNGYAKTYHYKSRHEAVCKIHFEFTNLRIFLPLYFVPIFIGRRNCCLCNRKYSTLSDRQI; encoded by the exons ATGATATCTTCGGTTCCGTCGTATGACGAGGAGCTGTTGAATGGCGCCTACGCCAATATCGGACTGATCGCAGACAAAGTTTGGGCCTATCATCAGGACGATCCCTTCCGAAAGCTGAACCATTCTTTGTGGGTTCAG AGCGGAAGCATACCGATGCAACAAATATCAAACACTGCCTCCCCGAACCGAGCGTCGCAGCATCAGTGGATCCAAAGAGCGAATCCCGGTTTGCACGTGCAAGTCGCAGGGTGCCATTTTCCCCATTCTCCGGTTTGCGCGCCCGTGCAGTCCGTTTGTCCAGCGATGATTCAGCGTCGGATGCAAATGCACGATAAGATAACGTCGGGTAACGGGATACCTAAAGGCTGTGGTCTAGCTTCGGCGCCTATTCCCGTGTATCAGAAGCCACCGGAACTGTACAACGATCCTTCTCAGAGGCGGAAGACCCAGGGAGtcgatttcaacaatttgatatTACTGACGAAAAGCGCGATGAAAGCGAGAAGGAATCAATCGAAGAATCCCCAGCATAGCTCGAGCTTCATTCTGGAATCGAGACAGCCCAATTTGAAATCTGAAACTGACGTTTTGCAGTGGCTTGAAAAGGGCTATCCAAAAAGAGCCAAGGAATTCGTCGCGGTTAATACGCTCGTTacggattttcaaaattttgtctACGAGTGCGACGACcgcaacgaaacgaaaagtgACGCGACCAACGACGCGGAAGACAAATCTTCGCCCAGATTCGGAGAGTTTGATGCGTCGAGCGAGGCACCGGCAAAAAAGAGACTCTACAGAGACGTGTTGACCAATTCGTCGTCGAGTGGAATTGTTCTGGAGAATGTTTTCGACAGACGTTACGACGAACTCGAACGACAAGCTATGGAACAGTACAGAACTTCCGAAGAATGTTTAGCTCTCAGGTATCAA gAACTCGAACAGCAAGCCATGGAGCAATATAGAAACGGCGACAACTGTGGGGCGGGTAACCTAACGAACAATCAAGGTCAAATCCCATCAACAAACACCCCTGCCGACGAGACGCAAAGAAGCATCGGCAAATCGCTTGATTGCGAGGTGGAAAATTCTGGTAGCCAAAAATGTTCGGGGTTCGGACACTGCGGCAGCCCCACAGAGGACCCTCCATCCGCTGCGACCGCGAGCAAAAAAG TCCAGGCATCGTCAAAAAGGCGTCTGATACTGATGTCACCCTCCGAATCACAGCGTGAATCAGATGCCGGTATAACTGCTGAGACGACATCGGATACGGCAGAGCTTTTTACCTTCCAATCGATGAATAGGCTGCAGATATCGGAATCGTATCGAGATTCCGAAGTTATAGAAACCGGTGGAGGAGACGAGAAGATTGCGATTCAGCGTTCGTCCCTTGGAACGGAAGGTATCCGAAAACAGTTATTTCTAGCCAACGAAGAATTAATGGAGAATTGTTGGGAAAGTTTGGCCGTCAGGCTTTCGGAGCCAACCGAGAAAAATGGACCTCGCGTGAATATGTCGTTGATCAACGATCCGGAAGAACACGTGATTATCGGTGTTTCTTCGAGAACGTCTACGGACACCTCGGTCGATGTGGCGAGGAAGGGCGATCCGGGCGATTTATTATTCGACCTGCTCCAATTGGGTTGGGAGCGATGCGAGGAACGttgcaaaattaaaaatcgactgactaggaataaaaagaaacggtgCAAACCGCACGATCGGATCACGGTCAACGTTAAGGAAACCGACACTTTTTCGTCCCGTCGAACTAAACTCGACGTTAAACGAATCGACGTAGTTTCGTACCACAGTGCTTTGACCGCGGTTCAAAATCCGTCTGAACCCAGTCgtaaaatgaaactaaaatCGAGGAGCGTCTCCTGtcaaaacgtgaaaaattcagcCGAATTCACGCAACCGCGGAGCTATGACGAACGGATAAAATTcagcgataattattttcgcatACTGTATCCGATGTCCGATTGTACAAGTACGCTCTGCAACGGCGAAAACCACTGCGCTGGTCCACGAAAATCCATCGGTCTGACGACGCATAATCTATTCGGTGTCAATGGTTATGCTAAAACTTACCATTACAAGTCGAGGCACGAAGCCGTTTGTAAAATTCATTTCGAATTTACCAACCTTCGAATATTCCTTCCTCTGTATTTCGTGCCTATCTTTATTGGCCGAAGAAACTGCTGTCTGTGTAATAGAAAATATAGCACGTTAAGTGATCGCCAAATTTAA
- the LOC105684541 gene encoding uncharacterized protein LOC105684541 isoform X1, whose amino-acid sequence MISSVPSYDEELLNGAYANIGLIADKVWAYHQDDPFRKLNHSLWVQSGSIPMQQISNTASPNRASQHQWIQRANPGLHVQVAGCHFPHSPVCAPVQSVCPAMIQRRMQMHDKITSGNGIPKGCGLASAPIPVYQKPPELYNDPSQRRKTQGVDFNNLILLTKSAMKARRNQSKNPQHSSSFILESRQPNLKSETDVLQWLEKGYPKRAKEFVAVNTLVTDFQNFVYECDDRNETKSDATNDAEDKSSPRFGEFDASSEAPAKKRLYRDVLTNSSSSGIVLENVFDRRYDELERQAMEQYRTSEECLALRYQELEQQAMEQYRNGDNCGAGNLTNNQGQIPSTNTPADETQRSIGKSLDCEVENSGSQKCSGFGHCGSPTEDPPSAATASKKGYNLKNGTPPRQPITILRPAIERGANSANRSANSNQCPRPPIVTKSLTALTQRFSLDSKNISRGASGDKIDRTVQASSKRRLILMSPSESQRESDAGITAETTSDTAELFTFQSMNRLQISESYRDSEVIETGGGDEKIAIQRSSLGTEGIRKQLFLANEELMENCWESLAVRLSEPTEKNGPRVNMSLINDPEEHVIIGVSSRTSTDTSVDVARKGDPGDLLFDLLQLGWERCEERCKIKNRLTRNKKKRCKPHDRITVNVKETDTFSSRRTKLDVKRIDVVSYHSALTAVQNPSEPSRKMKLKSRSVSCQNVKNSAEFTQPRSYDERIKFSDNYFRILYPMSDCTSTLCNGENHCAGPRKSIGLTTHNLFGVNGYAKTYHYKSRHEAVCKIHFEFTNLRIFLPLYFVPIFIGRRNCCLCNRKYSTLSDRQI is encoded by the exons ATGATATCTTCGGTTCCGTCGTATGACGAGGAGCTGTTGAATGGCGCCTACGCCAATATCGGACTGATCGCAGACAAAGTTTGGGCCTATCATCAGGACGATCCCTTCCGAAAGCTGAACCATTCTTTGTGGGTTCAG AGCGGAAGCATACCGATGCAACAAATATCAAACACTGCCTCCCCGAACCGAGCGTCGCAGCATCAGTGGATCCAAAGAGCGAATCCCGGTTTGCACGTGCAAGTCGCAGGGTGCCATTTTCCCCATTCTCCGGTTTGCGCGCCCGTGCAGTCCGTTTGTCCAGCGATGATTCAGCGTCGGATGCAAATGCACGATAAGATAACGTCGGGTAACGGGATACCTAAAGGCTGTGGTCTAGCTTCGGCGCCTATTCCCGTGTATCAGAAGCCACCGGAACTGTACAACGATCCTTCTCAGAGGCGGAAGACCCAGGGAGtcgatttcaacaatttgatatTACTGACGAAAAGCGCGATGAAAGCGAGAAGGAATCAATCGAAGAATCCCCAGCATAGCTCGAGCTTCATTCTGGAATCGAGACAGCCCAATTTGAAATCTGAAACTGACGTTTTGCAGTGGCTTGAAAAGGGCTATCCAAAAAGAGCCAAGGAATTCGTCGCGGTTAATACGCTCGTTacggattttcaaaattttgtctACGAGTGCGACGACcgcaacgaaacgaaaagtgACGCGACCAACGACGCGGAAGACAAATCTTCGCCCAGATTCGGAGAGTTTGATGCGTCGAGCGAGGCACCGGCAAAAAAGAGACTCTACAGAGACGTGTTGACCAATTCGTCGTCGAGTGGAATTGTTCTGGAGAATGTTTTCGACAGACGTTACGACGAACTCGAACGACAAGCTATGGAACAGTACAGAACTTCCGAAGAATGTTTAGCTCTCAGGTATCAA gAACTCGAACAGCAAGCCATGGAGCAATATAGAAACGGCGACAACTGTGGGGCGGGTAACCTAACGAACAATCAAGGTCAAATCCCATCAACAAACACCCCTGCCGACGAGACGCAAAGAAGCATCGGCAAATCGCTTGATTGCGAGGTGGAAAATTCTGGTAGCCAAAAATGTTCGGGGTTCGGACACTGCGGCAGCCCCACAGAGGACCCTCCATCCGCTGCGACCGCGAGCAAAAAAGGTTACAACCTAAAAAATG GTACCCCGCCACGTCAACCGATAACGATATTAAGACCGGCAATCGAGCGCGGTGCGAACAGCGCGAATCGTTCGGCAAATAGCAACCAGTGCCCTCGACCGCCCATCGTCACAAAAAGCTTGACGGCCCTTACCCAAAGATTTTCCCTAGACTCGAAAAACATATCTAGGGGTGCATCAGGGGACAAAATCGATAGAACCG TCCAGGCATCGTCAAAAAGGCGTCTGATACTGATGTCACCCTCCGAATCACAGCGTGAATCAGATGCCGGTATAACTGCTGAGACGACATCGGATACGGCAGAGCTTTTTACCTTCCAATCGATGAATAGGCTGCAGATATCGGAATCGTATCGAGATTCCGAAGTTATAGAAACCGGTGGAGGAGACGAGAAGATTGCGATTCAGCGTTCGTCCCTTGGAACGGAAGGTATCCGAAAACAGTTATTTCTAGCCAACGAAGAATTAATGGAGAATTGTTGGGAAAGTTTGGCCGTCAGGCTTTCGGAGCCAACCGAGAAAAATGGACCTCGCGTGAATATGTCGTTGATCAACGATCCGGAAGAACACGTGATTATCGGTGTTTCTTCGAGAACGTCTACGGACACCTCGGTCGATGTGGCGAGGAAGGGCGATCCGGGCGATTTATTATTCGACCTGCTCCAATTGGGTTGGGAGCGATGCGAGGAACGttgcaaaattaaaaatcgactgactaggaataaaaagaaacggtgCAAACCGCACGATCGGATCACGGTCAACGTTAAGGAAACCGACACTTTTTCGTCCCGTCGAACTAAACTCGACGTTAAACGAATCGACGTAGTTTCGTACCACAGTGCTTTGACCGCGGTTCAAAATCCGTCTGAACCCAGTCgtaaaatgaaactaaaatCGAGGAGCGTCTCCTGtcaaaacgtgaaaaattcagcCGAATTCACGCAACCGCGGAGCTATGACGAACGGATAAAATTcagcgataattattttcgcatACTGTATCCGATGTCCGATTGTACAAGTACGCTCTGCAACGGCGAAAACCACTGCGCTGGTCCACGAAAATCCATCGGTCTGACGACGCATAATCTATTCGGTGTCAATGGTTATGCTAAAACTTACCATTACAAGTCGAGGCACGAAGCCGTTTGTAAAATTCATTTCGAATTTACCAACCTTCGAATATTCCTTCCTCTGTATTTCGTGCCTATCTTTATTGGCCGAAGAAACTGCTGTCTGTGTAATAGAAAATATAGCACGTTAAGTGATCGCCAAATTTAA
- the LOC105684541 gene encoding uncharacterized protein LOC105684541 isoform X2, translating to MISSVPSYDEELLNGAYANIGLIADKVWAYHQDDPFRKLNHSLWVQSGSIPMQQISNTASPNRASQHQWIQRANPGLHVQVAGCHFPHSPVCAPVQSVCPAMIQRRMQMHDKITSGNGIPKGCGLASAPIPVYQKPPELYNDPSQRRKTQGVDFNNLILLTKSAMKARRNQSKNPQHSSSFILESRQPNLKSETDVLQWLEKGYPKRAKEFVAVNTLVTDFQNFVYECDDRNETKSDATNDAEDKSSPRFGEFDASSEAPAKKRLYRDVLTNSSSSGIVLENVFDRRYDELERQAMEQYRTSEECLALRYQELEQQAMEQYRNGDNCGAGNLTNNQGQIPSTNTPADETQRSIGKSLDCEVENSGSQKCSGFGHCGSPTEDPPSAATASKKGTPPRQPITILRPAIERGANSANRSANSNQCPRPPIVTKSLTALTQRFSLDSKNISRGASGDKIDRTVQASSKRRLILMSPSESQRESDAGITAETTSDTAELFTFQSMNRLQISESYRDSEVIETGGGDEKIAIQRSSLGTEGIRKQLFLANEELMENCWESLAVRLSEPTEKNGPRVNMSLINDPEEHVIIGVSSRTSTDTSVDVARKGDPGDLLFDLLQLGWERCEERCKIKNRLTRNKKKRCKPHDRITVNVKETDTFSSRRTKLDVKRIDVVSYHSALTAVQNPSEPSRKMKLKSRSVSCQNVKNSAEFTQPRSYDERIKFSDNYFRILYPMSDCTSTLCNGENHCAGPRKSIGLTTHNLFGVNGYAKTYHYKSRHEAVCKIHFEFTNLRIFLPLYFVPIFIGRRNCCLCNRKYSTLSDRQI from the exons ATGATATCTTCGGTTCCGTCGTATGACGAGGAGCTGTTGAATGGCGCCTACGCCAATATCGGACTGATCGCAGACAAAGTTTGGGCCTATCATCAGGACGATCCCTTCCGAAAGCTGAACCATTCTTTGTGGGTTCAG AGCGGAAGCATACCGATGCAACAAATATCAAACACTGCCTCCCCGAACCGAGCGTCGCAGCATCAGTGGATCCAAAGAGCGAATCCCGGTTTGCACGTGCAAGTCGCAGGGTGCCATTTTCCCCATTCTCCGGTTTGCGCGCCCGTGCAGTCCGTTTGTCCAGCGATGATTCAGCGTCGGATGCAAATGCACGATAAGATAACGTCGGGTAACGGGATACCTAAAGGCTGTGGTCTAGCTTCGGCGCCTATTCCCGTGTATCAGAAGCCACCGGAACTGTACAACGATCCTTCTCAGAGGCGGAAGACCCAGGGAGtcgatttcaacaatttgatatTACTGACGAAAAGCGCGATGAAAGCGAGAAGGAATCAATCGAAGAATCCCCAGCATAGCTCGAGCTTCATTCTGGAATCGAGACAGCCCAATTTGAAATCTGAAACTGACGTTTTGCAGTGGCTTGAAAAGGGCTATCCAAAAAGAGCCAAGGAATTCGTCGCGGTTAATACGCTCGTTacggattttcaaaattttgtctACGAGTGCGACGACcgcaacgaaacgaaaagtgACGCGACCAACGACGCGGAAGACAAATCTTCGCCCAGATTCGGAGAGTTTGATGCGTCGAGCGAGGCACCGGCAAAAAAGAGACTCTACAGAGACGTGTTGACCAATTCGTCGTCGAGTGGAATTGTTCTGGAGAATGTTTTCGACAGACGTTACGACGAACTCGAACGACAAGCTATGGAACAGTACAGAACTTCCGAAGAATGTTTAGCTCTCAGGTATCAA gAACTCGAACAGCAAGCCATGGAGCAATATAGAAACGGCGACAACTGTGGGGCGGGTAACCTAACGAACAATCAAGGTCAAATCCCATCAACAAACACCCCTGCCGACGAGACGCAAAGAAGCATCGGCAAATCGCTTGATTGCGAGGTGGAAAATTCTGGTAGCCAAAAATGTTCGGGGTTCGGACACTGCGGCAGCCCCACAGAGGACCCTCCATCCGCTGCGACCGCGAGCAAAAAAG GTACCCCGCCACGTCAACCGATAACGATATTAAGACCGGCAATCGAGCGCGGTGCGAACAGCGCGAATCGTTCGGCAAATAGCAACCAGTGCCCTCGACCGCCCATCGTCACAAAAAGCTTGACGGCCCTTACCCAAAGATTTTCCCTAGACTCGAAAAACATATCTAGGGGTGCATCAGGGGACAAAATCGATAGAACCG TCCAGGCATCGTCAAAAAGGCGTCTGATACTGATGTCACCCTCCGAATCACAGCGTGAATCAGATGCCGGTATAACTGCTGAGACGACATCGGATACGGCAGAGCTTTTTACCTTCCAATCGATGAATAGGCTGCAGATATCGGAATCGTATCGAGATTCCGAAGTTATAGAAACCGGTGGAGGAGACGAGAAGATTGCGATTCAGCGTTCGTCCCTTGGAACGGAAGGTATCCGAAAACAGTTATTTCTAGCCAACGAAGAATTAATGGAGAATTGTTGGGAAAGTTTGGCCGTCAGGCTTTCGGAGCCAACCGAGAAAAATGGACCTCGCGTGAATATGTCGTTGATCAACGATCCGGAAGAACACGTGATTATCGGTGTTTCTTCGAGAACGTCTACGGACACCTCGGTCGATGTGGCGAGGAAGGGCGATCCGGGCGATTTATTATTCGACCTGCTCCAATTGGGTTGGGAGCGATGCGAGGAACGttgcaaaattaaaaatcgactgactaggaataaaaagaaacggtgCAAACCGCACGATCGGATCACGGTCAACGTTAAGGAAACCGACACTTTTTCGTCCCGTCGAACTAAACTCGACGTTAAACGAATCGACGTAGTTTCGTACCACAGTGCTTTGACCGCGGTTCAAAATCCGTCTGAACCCAGTCgtaaaatgaaactaaaatCGAGGAGCGTCTCCTGtcaaaacgtgaaaaattcagcCGAATTCACGCAACCGCGGAGCTATGACGAACGGATAAAATTcagcgataattattttcgcatACTGTATCCGATGTCCGATTGTACAAGTACGCTCTGCAACGGCGAAAACCACTGCGCTGGTCCACGAAAATCCATCGGTCTGACGACGCATAATCTATTCGGTGTCAATGGTTATGCTAAAACTTACCATTACAAGTCGAGGCACGAAGCCGTTTGTAAAATTCATTTCGAATTTACCAACCTTCGAATATTCCTTCCTCTGTATTTCGTGCCTATCTTTATTGGCCGAAGAAACTGCTGTCTGTGTAATAGAAAATATAGCACGTTAAGTGATCGCCAAATTTAA
- the LOC105684541 gene encoding uncharacterized protein LOC105684541 isoform X3, with the protein MISSVPSYDEELLNGAYANIGLIADKVWAYHQDDPFRKLNHSLWVQSGSIPMQQISNTASPNRASQHQWIQRANPGLHVQVAGCHFPHSPVCAPVQSVCPAMIQRRMQMHDKITSGNGIPKGCGLASAPIPVYQKPPELYNDPSQRRKTQGVDFNNLILLTKSAMKARRNQSKNPQHSSSFILESRQPNLKSETDVLQWLEKGYPKRAKEFVAVNTLVTDFQNFVYECDDRNETKSDATNDAEDKSSPRFGEFDASSEAPAKKRLYRDVLTNSSSSGIVLENVFDRRYDELERQAMEQYRTSEECLALRYQELEQQAMEQYRNGDNCGAGNLTNNQGQIPSTNTPADETQRSIGKSLDCEVENSGSQKCSGFGHCGSPTEDPPSAATASKKGYNLKNVQASSKRRLILMSPSESQRESDAGITAETTSDTAELFTFQSMNRLQISESYRDSEVIETGGGDEKIAIQRSSLGTEGIRKQLFLANEELMENCWESLAVRLSEPTEKNGPRVNMSLINDPEEHVIIGVSSRTSTDTSVDVARKGDPGDLLFDLLQLGWERCEERCKIKNRLTRNKKKRCKPHDRITVNVKETDTFSSRRTKLDVKRIDVVSYHSALTAVQNPSEPSRKMKLKSRSVSCQNVKNSAEFTQPRSYDERIKFSDNYFRILYPMSDCTSTLCNGENHCAGPRKSIGLTTHNLFGVNGYAKTYHYKSRHEAVCKIHFEFTNLRIFLPLYFVPIFIGRRNCCLCNRKYSTLSDRQI; encoded by the exons ATGATATCTTCGGTTCCGTCGTATGACGAGGAGCTGTTGAATGGCGCCTACGCCAATATCGGACTGATCGCAGACAAAGTTTGGGCCTATCATCAGGACGATCCCTTCCGAAAGCTGAACCATTCTTTGTGGGTTCAG AGCGGAAGCATACCGATGCAACAAATATCAAACACTGCCTCCCCGAACCGAGCGTCGCAGCATCAGTGGATCCAAAGAGCGAATCCCGGTTTGCACGTGCAAGTCGCAGGGTGCCATTTTCCCCATTCTCCGGTTTGCGCGCCCGTGCAGTCCGTTTGTCCAGCGATGATTCAGCGTCGGATGCAAATGCACGATAAGATAACGTCGGGTAACGGGATACCTAAAGGCTGTGGTCTAGCTTCGGCGCCTATTCCCGTGTATCAGAAGCCACCGGAACTGTACAACGATCCTTCTCAGAGGCGGAAGACCCAGGGAGtcgatttcaacaatttgatatTACTGACGAAAAGCGCGATGAAAGCGAGAAGGAATCAATCGAAGAATCCCCAGCATAGCTCGAGCTTCATTCTGGAATCGAGACAGCCCAATTTGAAATCTGAAACTGACGTTTTGCAGTGGCTTGAAAAGGGCTATCCAAAAAGAGCCAAGGAATTCGTCGCGGTTAATACGCTCGTTacggattttcaaaattttgtctACGAGTGCGACGACcgcaacgaaacgaaaagtgACGCGACCAACGACGCGGAAGACAAATCTTCGCCCAGATTCGGAGAGTTTGATGCGTCGAGCGAGGCACCGGCAAAAAAGAGACTCTACAGAGACGTGTTGACCAATTCGTCGTCGAGTGGAATTGTTCTGGAGAATGTTTTCGACAGACGTTACGACGAACTCGAACGACAAGCTATGGAACAGTACAGAACTTCCGAAGAATGTTTAGCTCTCAGGTATCAA gAACTCGAACAGCAAGCCATGGAGCAATATAGAAACGGCGACAACTGTGGGGCGGGTAACCTAACGAACAATCAAGGTCAAATCCCATCAACAAACACCCCTGCCGACGAGACGCAAAGAAGCATCGGCAAATCGCTTGATTGCGAGGTGGAAAATTCTGGTAGCCAAAAATGTTCGGGGTTCGGACACTGCGGCAGCCCCACAGAGGACCCTCCATCCGCTGCGACCGCGAGCAAAAAAGGTTACAACCTAAAAAATG TCCAGGCATCGTCAAAAAGGCGTCTGATACTGATGTCACCCTCCGAATCACAGCGTGAATCAGATGCCGGTATAACTGCTGAGACGACATCGGATACGGCAGAGCTTTTTACCTTCCAATCGATGAATAGGCTGCAGATATCGGAATCGTATCGAGATTCCGAAGTTATAGAAACCGGTGGAGGAGACGAGAAGATTGCGATTCAGCGTTCGTCCCTTGGAACGGAAGGTATCCGAAAACAGTTATTTCTAGCCAACGAAGAATTAATGGAGAATTGTTGGGAAAGTTTGGCCGTCAGGCTTTCGGAGCCAACCGAGAAAAATGGACCTCGCGTGAATATGTCGTTGATCAACGATCCGGAAGAACACGTGATTATCGGTGTTTCTTCGAGAACGTCTACGGACACCTCGGTCGATGTGGCGAGGAAGGGCGATCCGGGCGATTTATTATTCGACCTGCTCCAATTGGGTTGGGAGCGATGCGAGGAACGttgcaaaattaaaaatcgactgactaggaataaaaagaaacggtgCAAACCGCACGATCGGATCACGGTCAACGTTAAGGAAACCGACACTTTTTCGTCCCGTCGAACTAAACTCGACGTTAAACGAATCGACGTAGTTTCGTACCACAGTGCTTTGACCGCGGTTCAAAATCCGTCTGAACCCAGTCgtaaaatgaaactaaaatCGAGGAGCGTCTCCTGtcaaaacgtgaaaaattcagcCGAATTCACGCAACCGCGGAGCTATGACGAACGGATAAAATTcagcgataattattttcgcatACTGTATCCGATGTCCGATTGTACAAGTACGCTCTGCAACGGCGAAAACCACTGCGCTGGTCCACGAAAATCCATCGGTCTGACGACGCATAATCTATTCGGTGTCAATGGTTATGCTAAAACTTACCATTACAAGTCGAGGCACGAAGCCGTTTGTAAAATTCATTTCGAATTTACCAACCTTCGAATATTCCTTCCTCTGTATTTCGTGCCTATCTTTATTGGCCGAAGAAACTGCTGTCTGTGTAATAGAAAATATAGCACGTTAAGTGATCGCCAAATTTAA